The Pochonia chlamydosporia 170 chromosome 1, whole genome shotgun sequence genome window below encodes:
- a CDS encoding transcription factor Rap1 (similar to Metarhizium acridum CQMa 102 XP_007809074.1), giving the protein MTGGVTYDSVESAVGGNIFKDMVFWVAQRVPIRNEILKHIKNNGGKVVPLEKDAHLLIADHLRKDAHPDSYSWQYITDSIEHGVAQLTDRYRIFGHPETGTSRPGTSAPTKHTRTPFSAADDAALANWVLSHSKDRTGNKIFQEFAETHSWHTWQSWRNRFIKNLAIRPLSDLEKLAMSAADLAVQTTETHTRPASNHATPKQQNITPTKAARTPKKTPTKQPSRTPQRDAIASPSTSPDATRDKITTRSATRQGQQSEPMPTSPTKSSDSEDDDEVRMIRGFYADLTEFVDATGADIDAEPCIDGKIVDLYELGKAVGKQKVPLEEVDWMKAAEDLEFDWVETPTVTAELRQCYEDNLAAFFEAMSSFSSHPDGEHEDEQRSGPLSPESDLPSSPPVRQSNQKRHLDDHHFPLGRNTTKRRRLSRNAEIPSTPEERIGVLTTQSPSVVKAIQLQQAHGSSNRIAASLKLPDAIDDEEEEEGEVVFETQVRQIPRMDTQQSVVDVTPSQQLHSEALDASPVPLNLKKGRGDTVEQQALDSELPKSTNTPGTKAKTTSRAPKRSLPASFAPVPGRFSPQQAEERARRPSAPVRIDPDEEGYSQDIRDCTEYYESLGYSRPIVIEALMRTTMTPGWPTSLLLEKLQNKEGVPTNYEGIWTDRDDKSLQYADKIKAHESTASTRERNKAKKELDRIVHKHTQEAVDLRRKFLQAQADMETR; this is encoded by the exons ATGACCGGAGGAGTCACGTACGACAGCGTGGAAAGCGCTGTGGGAGGAAACATTTTCAAGGACATGGTATTTTGGGTCGCTCAGAGAGTGCCTATACGGAATGAAATTCTCAAGCACATCAAG AATAATGGTGGCAAAGTTGTGCCTTTGGAAAAGGACGCGCATTTGCTCATTGCAGACCATCTAAGAAAAGATGCTCATCCAGACTCCTACTCATGGCAATATATCACCGACTCTATAGAACACGGCGTCGCTCAGTTGACGGACCGCTATCGCATATTCGGACACCCGGAAACAGGAACATCTCGTCCTGGTACAAGCGCACCTACAAAGCATACACGGACCCCATTCTCAGCTGCTGACGATGCTGCTCTCGCAAACTGGGTTCTGTCTCACTCTAAAGATCGGACAGGGAACAAGATCTTTCAAGAATTTGCTGAGACT CATTCCTGGCATACTTGGCAATCGTGGAGGAATAGATTTATCAAGAACTTGGCCATCCGGCCATTAAGTGATCTTGAGAAGCTGGCCATGTCCGCAGCAGACTTGGCTGTGCAAACTACAGAGACTCATACGAGGCCAGCATCAAATCACGCGACTCCCAAACAACAAAATATTACACCCACAAAGGCAGCACGAACACCTAAGAAGACACCAACCAAACAGCCCAGTCGTACCCCCCAACGGGATGCCATTGCGTCTCCTTCAACTAGTCCTGACGCTACCAGAGACAAGATCACAACTAGGTCTGCgacaagacaaggacaacaatCCGAGCCAATGCCAACGTCACCGACCAAGTCCAGCGAcagtgaagatgatgatgaagtcagAATGATCCGTGGCTTTTACGCCGATTTAACTGAATTCGTTGATGCGACTGGGGCCGATATCGACGCAGAACCTTGTATTGATGGCAAGATCGTCGATCTATACGAGCTGGGTAAAGCTGTTGGAAAACAAAAGGTGCCTCTGGAAGAAGTGGACTGGATGAAGGCGGCAGAGGACCTAGAGTTCGACTGGGTGGAAACCCCTACGGTTACGGCAGAATTACGGCAGTGTTATGAAGATAACCTCGCAGCCTTTTTTGAAGCAATGTCCAGCTTTTCGTCCCATCCTGACGGAGAACATGAGGACGAGCAACGTTCTGGCCCATTGTCTCCCGAAAGTGACCTTCCTTCCTCACCTCCCGTTCGACAAAGCAACCAAAAAAGACACCTAGACGACCACCATTTTCCCTTGGGACGGAACACGACAAAACGCAGACGCCTGAGTCGCAATGCGGAAATTCCGTCAACGCCGGAGGAAAGGATTGGTGTCTTGACGACACAATCGCCTAGTGTAGTGAAGGCTATTCAACTACAACAGGCACATGGCTCATCTAATAGAATCGCAGCATCCTTAAAGCTACCTGACGCtattgacgacgaagaagaagaagagggtgAAGTTGTGTTTGAGACGCAAGTCAGACAAATTCCGCGAATGGACACTCAGCAAAGCGTCGTCGATGTGACGCCCTCGCAACAGCTGCACTCTGAGGCTCTCGATGCGAGCCCAGTTCCGCTAAATTTGAAAAAGGGTCGTGGCGACACAGTGGAACAGCAGGCTTTGGACTCGGAACTTCCAAAGTCAACAAATACACCCGgcacaaaggcaaagacaacaagCAGGGCACCCAAAAGGTCACTGCCTGCCTCATTTGCGCCAGTTCCTGGCCGCTTTTCACCCCAGCAAGCTGAAGAAAGAGCCCGACGGCCATCTGCGCCAGTACGAATAGATCCAGATGAGGAAGGGTATAGCCAAGACATTCGCGACTGCACCGAATACTACGAGTCTCTCGGCTACTCACGCCCTATTGTGATTGAGGCCCTTATGCGCACCACCATGACGCCGGGCTGGCCGACCAGCTTATTACTGGAGAAGCTACAGAACAAAGAAGGCGTGCCCACAAACTATGAAGGCATATGGACTGATCGCGACGACAAGAGCCTGCAATACGCAGACAAAATCAAGGCCCACGAGTCCACTGCCAGTACGCGAGAACGGaacaaggcgaagaaggaaCTTGATAGAATTGTGCACAAACACACCCAGGAGGCGGTTGATTTACGACGGAAGTTCTTGCAGGCGCAGGCTGATATGGAGACAAGGTGA
- a CDS encoding nitrilase/cyanide hydratase and apolipoprotein N-acyltransferase (similar to Metarhizium robertsii ARSEF 23 XP_007818263.1) produces MAARIKVAAIQLYSEPLAPANNFARAEAYIRDAASQGANLAVLPEYHLAGWVPDAAEFTSTATQSAPYLEKYRALAKELNITIVPGTLLEPETSSGSGLANVAYFIGPDGAILGRYQKKNLWHPERPHLAADIETPHTAFDTPWGRMGMLICWDVAFPEAFKALVADGARMIVSPSFWLADDGGEGSDLNPDSEKLFLDNVCVARAFENTAAVVYVNAGAPKGSKDGKDGRGNTFCGVSQVTLPIVGRLGGGESMGPAEEMGVFEVDMGVLDMAESVYKVRGDMAREGWHYGPYRSA; encoded by the exons ATGGCTGCAAGAATTAAAGTTGCTGCTATACAGCTATATTCAGAG CCCCTAGCACCAGCAAACAACTTTGCCCGCGCAGAAGCATACATCCGCGATGCCGCCTCCCAGGGAGCCAACCTCGCCGTCCTCCCAGAGTACCACCTCGCAGGCTGGGTCCCCGACGCCGCCGAGTTCACCTCAACAGCAACCCAATCAGCACCCTACCTAGAGAAATACCGCGCCCTCGCCAAGGAACTCAACATTACCATCGTCCCAGGGACTCTTCTCGAGCCTGAAACCTCCTCCGGCAGCGGGCTAGCCAACGTCGCCTACTTCATTGGCCCGGATGGCGCCATCCTCGGCCGCTATCAAAAGAAGAACCTCTGGCACCCTGAGCGGCCGCACCTCGCGGCGGACATTGAAACCCCGCACACGGCGTTCGACACGCCCTGGGGGAGAATGGGCATGCTGATCTGCTGGGACGTCGCGTTTCCGGAGGCGTTCAAGGCGCTTGTGGCGGATGGGGCGAGGATGATTGTCAGTCCGTCGTTTTGGCTGGCGGACGATGGGGGCGAGGGGTCGGATTTGAACCCGGATTCTGAGAAGTTGTTTTTGGATAATGTTTGTGTTGCGAGGGCGTTTGAGAAtacggcggcggtggtgtaTGTGAATGCCGGGGCGCCAAAGGGGAGCAAGGACGGCAAGGATGGGAGGGGGAATACGTTTTGTGGTGTGAGCCAGGTTACGTTGCCGATTGTGGGAAGACTGGGTGGCGGGGAGTCGATGGGACCGGCGGAGGAGATGGGCGTTTTTGAGGTTGATATGGGAGTGTTGGATATGGCGGAGAGTGTGTATAAGGTTAGGGGAGATATGGCGAGGGAGGGTTGGCACTATGGCCCGTATCGGTCTGCGTGA